A genomic window from Pirellulales bacterium includes:
- a CDS encoding DUF4058 family protein, whose product MTAHRLQYSLAVMPLLDHFHPPLHGPRRWEGFHHSWATMIAQQLNEVLPADYFAESEISLGPELEIDVATMEKTMGGGTVAIGERATAVWTPARPRFAVKADFSRLDTIEIRIFQDLGGAELRAAVELVSPGNKDRAGSRQTFAAKCAGYLKHGISVVVIDVVTSRAANLHRELFKALEVKSRHALWRSPTGLYAVAYRPVTLRRSPRIEVWAERLALGKVLPVMPLWLTLELYVPLRLEESYASTCRSLRIPA is encoded by the coding sequence TTGACTGCCCACCGTTTGCAATATAGTCTCGCGGTTATGCCGCTGCTCGACCACTTCCATCCACCGCTGCACGGGCCACGCCGCTGGGAAGGTTTTCATCACTCCTGGGCGACGATGATCGCGCAGCAGCTCAACGAGGTGCTGCCGGCGGATTACTTCGCCGAGTCGGAAATCAGCTTGGGTCCAGAGCTGGAAATCGACGTGGCCACGATGGAAAAAACGATGGGAGGTGGCACGGTGGCTATTGGTGAACGGGCCACTGCGGTCTGGACTCCTGCGCGGCCGCGCTTCGCGGTGAAGGCCGACTTTTCACGGCTGGACACGATCGAGATTCGCATTTTTCAAGACCTCGGTGGGGCGGAACTTCGGGCGGCGGTCGAACTGGTGAGTCCCGGCAACAAAGACCGTGCCGGCAGCCGGCAGACGTTCGCCGCCAAGTGTGCCGGCTATTTGAAGCACGGCATCAGCGTTGTCGTGATCGACGTGGTCACGTCGCGAGCGGCGAACTTGCATCGCGAATTGTTCAAGGCGCTCGAAGTCAAAAGCCGCCACGCCCTGTGGCGATCGCCGACGGGGCTCTATGCCGTGGCCTACCGCCCGGTGACCTTGCGTCGCAGTCCGCGAATCGAAGTTTGGGCGGAGCGGCTGGCGCTCGGCAAAGTTTTGCCCGTCATGCCGTTGTGGCTGACGCTCGAACTGTACGTACCGTTGCGCCTCGAAGAGAGTTATGCCAGCACCTGCCGGTCCTTGCGAATTCCGGCGTGA
- a CDS encoding Clp protease N-terminal domain-containing protein, giving the protein MQLANKEAQRLQCEYIGTGHVLLGLIEEQDSVAVAVLKNLGVDLGRIRRSIENLSQPGMTAQEGLNRPQVPRVKKVIESAIDESRKLRHSYIGSEHLLLGLLREQEGVAAQGLMNEGLTFERVGDEVVRLLSLGTRGKPVPSAAMSRLTSAPINDFPDDVQAAVAPFDDEIDRLQQEKEAAIAGQNFDKAAALRDEQDKLRRQRRAAVHDWAVSYPIDLAWLSSNDRTVLDLAQRIHEHRRWDALPQLANALEQAGCTDARMLDHCRQNSPHSEQCWVVDLILARADARGAP; this is encoded by the coding sequence ATGCAGTTGGCCAACAAAGAGGCACAGCGGCTGCAGTGCGAATACATTGGCACCGGGCACGTCTTGCTAGGTCTGATTGAGGAGCAAGACAGCGTGGCCGTGGCCGTGCTTAAAAATTTGGGCGTCGATTTGGGCAGGATCCGCCGAAGTATCGAAAATCTGTCGCAGCCAGGCATGACAGCTCAAGAGGGCCTAAACCGACCCCAAGTGCCTCGTGTCAAGAAGGTAATCGAATCGGCCATTGACGAGTCGCGCAAGCTGCGACACAGCTACATTGGCAGCGAGCACCTGTTGCTGGGGCTGTTGCGAGAACAAGAGGGCGTGGCGGCCCAGGGGTTGATGAACGAGGGTCTCACATTCGAGCGAGTGGGAGACGAAGTGGTACGCTTACTGAGCTTGGGCACACGTGGTAAGCCCGTGCCATCGGCGGCCATGAGTCGATTGACGAGCGCGCCGATCAACGATTTTCCCGATGATGTGCAAGCAGCGGTGGCCCCTTTCGACGACGAAATCGACCGCCTGCAGCAGGAAAAGGAAGCAGCCATCGCTGGCCAGAACTTCGACAAAGCCGCGGCCCTAAGAGATGAGCAGGACAAACTGCGGCGGCAACGGCGAGCGGCTGTCCACGATTGGGCCGTCAGTTACCCAATCGATTTGGCGTGGCTGTCGTCGAATGACCGGACGGTGCTGGATCTGGCGCAGCGGATCCACGAGCATCGGCGCTGGGACGCACTGCCGCAATTGGCCAATGCGCTAGAGCAAGCAGGCTGCACGGACGCGCGGATGCTCGATCACTGCCGGCAGAATAGTCCGCATTCCGAGCAGTGCTGGGTTGTCGACCTGATACTTGCCAGGGCCGATGCACGAGGCGCTCCCTGA
- a CDS encoding VOC family protein yields MHPHLNGWQLIDIHHIGLTVSDIERSIAFYRDVLGMTLIRRRPHVDSDYVAQQTGYAGLILQQVNFIRRLAGASRSSIY; encoded by the coding sequence ATGCACCCGCACCTAAATGGCTGGCAACTGATCGACATCCATCACATCGGCCTGACGGTTTCCGACATCGAGCGGTCGATCGCGTTTTATCGCGACGTGCTCGGCATGACGCTCATTCGCCGCCGGCCGCACGTCGACAGCGATTACGTCGCCCAGCAGACGGGCTATGCCGGCCTGATTCTCCAGCAGGTGAATTTCATCCGCCGGCTTGCCGGGGCAAGCAGATCGTCGATATACTAA